One Setaria viridis chromosome 3, Setaria_viridis_v4.0, whole genome shotgun sequence DNA window includes the following coding sequences:
- the LOC117849962 gene encoding tRNA(His) guanylyltransferase 1 isoform X1, whose amino-acid sequence MANSEYEYVKREFEFDRRLPPSNWSVVRIDGCHFHRFSKIHAFEKPNDENALRLMNTCATAMLEKFPDIVFAYGVSDEYSFVFREETEFYHRRESKILSLCVSYFTSVYVMKWKDFFPNKELKEPPYFDARAICYPNLKTIRDYLAWRQVDCHINNQYNTCFWMLVKSGKSEQEAQLVLKGTFAKDKNELLAQQFQINYDDEPAMFRKGSSVYREKVETTVKIDDYGNPIKRPRLKVTVAHIDIIGPEFWENHQHILREGKFMHEFVKKFGNDRMLPPCNWIVVRINGCQFDQFSMIHSFDKPNDETALRLMDASASLMMEQYPDIVFGYGFSNEYSFVFHDKTELYQRQESLILSSCSSYFTSLYMKKWKEFFPDKELKQTPRFEAEALCYPKLKIVCEYLSWRQAECHAGNQYNTCFWMLVKSGKGEREAHEILKGTLSKDKNELLFQQFQMNYNNEPALFRKGSCIYRRKVEELAEAEGGGDGTTREQWDVKVDHVDLGPGFWRKHPWIMTNCN is encoded by the exons ATGGCCAACAGCGAGTATGAGTACGTCAAGAGGGAATTCGAGTTCgatcgccgcctccctccctctaaCTGGAGCGTTGTCCGCATCGACGGCTGCCACTTCCACCG GTTCTCAAAGATTCACGCCTTTGAGAAACCAAATGATGAGAATGCTCTGAGATTGATGAACACTTGCGCCACTGCTATGCTTGAGAAATTCCCTGACATAGTCTTTGCTTATGGTGTTAGTGATGAGTACAG TTTTGTTTTCAGAGAGGAAACAGAATTCTATCACAGGCGAGAAAG CAAAATTCTTTCTTTATGTGTTTCCTACTTCACTTCTGTGTACGTAATGAAGTGGAAAGACTTCTTTCCTAACAAAGAGTTGAAGGAGCCACCATATTTTGATGCACGAGCCATATGTTACCCAAATTTGAAGACCATTCGTGATTATTTGGCTTGGAGACAAGTGGACT GTCATATAAATAATCAATACAATACCTGCTTCTGGATGTTGGTGAAATCTGGAAAAAGTGAACAAGAAGCTCAGCTGGTGTTGAAG GGAACATTTGCGAAGGACAAGAATGAGCTGCTTGCTCAACAATTCCAAATAAATTATGATGATGAACCAGCTATGTTCCGCAAAGGATCTAGTGTTTACCGAGAGAAG GTAGAAACAACAGTGAAGATTGATGACTATGGGAATCCCATAAAAAGACCACGATTGAAAGTTACAGTAGCACATATCGATATCATAGGGCCTGAGTTTTGGGAAAATCATCAACACATTCTTCGAGAAG GAAAATTTATGCATGAGTTTGTGAAGAAGTTTGGCAATGACCGCATGCTTCCACCTTGTAATTGGATTGTCGTTCGCATCAATGGCTGCCAATTTGATCA ATTCTCAATGATTCATTCATTTGACAAGCCAAATGATGAGACTGCTTTAAGACTGATGGATGCATCTGCATCTTTGATGATGGAGCAATACCCTGACATTGTCTTTGGCTATGGTTTTAGCAATGAGTACAG TTTTGTGTTCCATGACAAGACTGAACTATATCAGAGACAGGAGAG CTTAATCCTCTCGTCATGTTCTTCATATTTCACTTCTCTTTACATGAAAAAGTGGAAAGAATTCTTCCCCGACAAGGAATTAAAGCAGACACCACGGTTTGAGGCCGAAGCTCTGTGTTACCCAAAACTAAAGATTGTCTGTGAATACTTGTCATGGAGGCAAGCAGAGT GTCATGCTGGCAACCAATACAATACATGCTTTTGGATGCTAGTGAAATCTGGAAAAGGCGAAAGGGAAGCTCATGAAATATTGAAG GGAACATTATCTAAAGATAAAAATGAGTTGCTTTTTCAGCAATTCCAGATGAACTACAACAATGAACCCGCTTTGTTCCGAAAGGGTTCATGTATTTATCGTAGAAAG GTGGAAGAACttgcggaggcggagggcggcggcgatggcaccACAAGAGAACAGTGGGATGTGAAAGTGGACCACGTTGACCTGGGACCCGGGTTCTGGCGAAAGCACCCTTGGATAATGACTAATTGTAATTAG
- the LOC117849962 gene encoding tRNA(His) guanylyltransferase 1 isoform X2, whose amino-acid sequence MANSEYEYVKREFEFDRRLPPSNWSVVRIDGCHFHRFSKIHAFEKPNDENALRLMNTCATAMLEKFPDIVFAYGVSDEYSFVFREETEFYHRRESKILSLCVSYFTSVYVMKWKDFFPNKELKEPPYFDARAICYPNLKTIRDYLAWRQVDCHINNQYNTCFWMLVKSGKSEQEAQLVLKGTFAKDKNELLAQQFQINYDDEPAMFRKGSSVYREKVETTVKIDDYGNPIKRPRLKVTVAHIDIIGPEFWENHQHILREGKFMHEFVKKFGNDRMLPPCNWIVVRINGCQFDQFSMIHSFDKPNDETALRLMDASASLMMEQYPDIVFGYGFSNEYSFVFHDKTELYQRQESLILSSCSSYFTSLYMKKWKEFFPDKELKQTPRFEAEALCYPKLKIVCEYLSWRQAECHAGNQYNTCFWMLVKSGKGEREAHEILKGTLSKDKNELLFQQFQMNYNNEPALFRKGSCIYRRKQMSTGGRTCGGGGRRRWHHKRTVGCESGPR is encoded by the exons ATGGCCAACAGCGAGTATGAGTACGTCAAGAGGGAATTCGAGTTCgatcgccgcctccctccctctaaCTGGAGCGTTGTCCGCATCGACGGCTGCCACTTCCACCG GTTCTCAAAGATTCACGCCTTTGAGAAACCAAATGATGAGAATGCTCTGAGATTGATGAACACTTGCGCCACTGCTATGCTTGAGAAATTCCCTGACATAGTCTTTGCTTATGGTGTTAGTGATGAGTACAG TTTTGTTTTCAGAGAGGAAACAGAATTCTATCACAGGCGAGAAAG CAAAATTCTTTCTTTATGTGTTTCCTACTTCACTTCTGTGTACGTAATGAAGTGGAAAGACTTCTTTCCTAACAAAGAGTTGAAGGAGCCACCATATTTTGATGCACGAGCCATATGTTACCCAAATTTGAAGACCATTCGTGATTATTTGGCTTGGAGACAAGTGGACT GTCATATAAATAATCAATACAATACCTGCTTCTGGATGTTGGTGAAATCTGGAAAAAGTGAACAAGAAGCTCAGCTGGTGTTGAAG GGAACATTTGCGAAGGACAAGAATGAGCTGCTTGCTCAACAATTCCAAATAAATTATGATGATGAACCAGCTATGTTCCGCAAAGGATCTAGTGTTTACCGAGAGAAG GTAGAAACAACAGTGAAGATTGATGACTATGGGAATCCCATAAAAAGACCACGATTGAAAGTTACAGTAGCACATATCGATATCATAGGGCCTGAGTTTTGGGAAAATCATCAACACATTCTTCGAGAAG GAAAATTTATGCATGAGTTTGTGAAGAAGTTTGGCAATGACCGCATGCTTCCACCTTGTAATTGGATTGTCGTTCGCATCAATGGCTGCCAATTTGATCA ATTCTCAATGATTCATTCATTTGACAAGCCAAATGATGAGACTGCTTTAAGACTGATGGATGCATCTGCATCTTTGATGATGGAGCAATACCCTGACATTGTCTTTGGCTATGGTTTTAGCAATGAGTACAG TTTTGTGTTCCATGACAAGACTGAACTATATCAGAGACAGGAGAG CTTAATCCTCTCGTCATGTTCTTCATATTTCACTTCTCTTTACATGAAAAAGTGGAAAGAATTCTTCCCCGACAAGGAATTAAAGCAGACACCACGGTTTGAGGCCGAAGCTCTGTGTTACCCAAAACTAAAGATTGTCTGTGAATACTTGTCATGGAGGCAAGCAGAGT GTCATGCTGGCAACCAATACAATACATGCTTTTGGATGCTAGTGAAATCTGGAAAAGGCGAAAGGGAAGCTCATGAAATATTGAAG GGAACATTATCTAAAGATAAAAATGAGTTGCTTTTTCAGCAATTCCAGATGAACTACAACAATGAACCCGCTTTGTTCCGAAAGGGTTCATGTATTTATCGTAGAAAG CAAATGTCTACAGGTGGAAGAACttgcggaggcggagggcggcggcgatggcaccACAAGAGAACAGTGGGATGTGAAAGTGGACCACGTTGA